A portion of the Musa acuminata AAA Group cultivar baxijiao chromosome BXJ1-1, Cavendish_Baxijiao_AAA, whole genome shotgun sequence genome contains these proteins:
- the LOC103988857 gene encoding uncharacterized protein LOC103988857, with translation MSSSQMFQSGKARGEGEAQAGQWTRSVQDAASSVRDMASDKMQSAKESQQHAAGFLQQTGVQVKQMAQDAAGAVKNAVGMGNADAGSGGGATTASTNTNQAPQDLLL, from the exons ATGTCGAGCAGCCAGATGTTCCAGTCCGGGAAAGCCCGCGGCGAGGGCgag GCGCAGGCTGGCCAGTGGACCCGGTCGGTCCAGGACGCCGCCAGCTCCGTCCGCGACATGGCGTCGGACAAAATGCAGTCCGCCAAGGAGAGCCAGCAGCACGCCGCCGGCTTCCTGCAGCAG ACTGGGGTACAAGTGAAGCAGATGGCGCAGGACGCGGCGGGAGCCGTGAAGAACGCAGTGGGAATGGGGAACGCCGACGCTGGAAGCGGCGGCGGCGCCACCACCGCCAGCACCAACACTAACCAGGCCCCTCAGGATCTGCTGTTATAG